Part of the Bradyrhizobium diazoefficiens genome, GAGCCCTGATAGTGCAGATCGGCCTCGGTCACCGAGGCACGATGAATTTTGCCTTTCATCAAAGTGATCTGCATCTGATGCCAACAGGTCTTGGGTGAACTTGCACGTTGACTTGGTTAGCTAACCCGGGTGCTGATACCGAGCCGACTGAGCAGGTTCGCATCGTGCTCGCGCTGCGGGTTCTTCGTAGTCAGCAATACGTCACCGATGAAGATCGAGTTCGCGCCCGCCAGGAAGCATAACGCCTGGAGTTCATCCGACATGTATTGACGACCGGCGGATAACCGCACCACGGCGCGGGGCATCAAGATGCGAGCGACTGCAATTAGTCTCACCACCTCGATCGGGTCGGGACGTTCCGCCGTTTCCACGACTGGAACTCCGTTGACCTCGTTCCACAGATTGATCGGCACACTCTCGGGATGAACTGGGAGATTGGCGAGGAGCACGAGCATGCCAAGGCGATCTTCGACCCGCTCGCCCATCCCGATGATTCCGCCGGAACAGACTTTGATGCCGTGACGCCGTACATGCGCCAGCGTGTCAATACGGTCCTGCAACGTGCGGGTGGTAATGATCTTGACGTAGAACTCGGGCGAGGTGTCGACATTATGATTGTAGAAGTCGAGTCCAGCGGCGCAGAGCCGTTCTGCCTGTTCAGGCGTCAGCATGCCCAGCGTGACGCATGTTTCCATGCCGAGTTCCTTCACCGCACTGACCATGTCGCAGACCCGATTGAGATCGGGGTCCTTCGGGCTCCGCCAGGCAGCCGCCATGCAGAAGCGGGTCGCGCCAGCATCCTTGGCGCGATTCGCGGCGGCGATGACATCGGCCTGATCCATCAGCCGCGTTGCCTTGAGACCGGTGTCGTAATGCGCGCTTTGGGAGCAATATCCGCAATCTTCGGGACACCCGCCGGTCTTGATACTGAGCAGGCTCGCGAGCTCGACTATGTTGGGGTCGAAATTGCTGCGATGAATGCTATGGGCTCGAAAGACCAGGTCTGCAAAGGGCAGTCCATGTAGAGCTTCGGCTTCCGTACGGGTCCAGTCGCGACGGACCTGCTGTTCCTGACTGACTTTGCCCCGAAGGGGCTCTTGATGGCCGCTCATCGCATGTCGCTTACGATGTTTGCGCCGCGCGGACGCGGGCGAGCGGAGAGCGTGGCATGCGACTTCGCAGTGGGCCATTGCCCGAGCGTGGTCACGGCGTCAGTGTCCAGAAGCTGCTCCTTGAGGATGATGATATCGGCCGAGACCTTCCCTGCGACCTCTCCCGACGGGATAGGGGGCTGCAAAGGAGAAACTCGGAACTGGTCCTGCCACATCTTTGCGCCCTAGTTGAATTTATGCCAATTTAGCTAATCCACCCGCGCAAGGGGAGCGCCAAAAATGCTTATTGTTGCTGATTTATCTTTTGAGCTTGCGAAGATTGCAAATCCATGAAGTTGCGAAAGATCTTTGCAGGCGACCGACTGCGGCGGCTCCGGGAACAGCGCGGGACAACGCAAGCGGCGTTAGCCAACGCACTCGAAATCTCGCCAGCTTATCTTAGCCAGATCGAGGCGGATCAAAGACCGATCACGCGCAAGCTTCTGATGCGATTGGGGGAGTTGTACCGCCTGGACGTAAACTATTTCGCCGACGATGATGATCTGCGGCTCGCGAATGAATTGCGAGAAAGCGCGAGCGATCCATTGTTCGGTGCCGCCGTTTCGGGAGAGGAGGCCAGCGCTGCCGTCCGGGTCGCGCCTGAGATCGCACAGCGCTTCCTGCATCTCTACCGGGCCTATCTGGCACTGGAGGAAGAACACCGCTCGCTTCAGACGCTCATCGTGCATGACGACATGGGAGCTGCGAGTCGCTTTCCATACGATGAGGTCCGAGACTGGGTGCAATCGAAGCGAAATCATTTCGATGTACTCGATCGCGCGGCCGAAAGACTTGCAGCCGCCAGGAGCTTTAGTCCCGAAAACCGCGGCGAAGACTTTGTCAGGTACCTACGCGATGCGCATCAGATCAAAGTAGAGCATGCACCTGAAGCGCTCGATATGGGCATGATTTGGCGACTCGATCGCAATTCCCGGACGCTATTCCTCTCGGAGGATGCGCCGACGGAGAGCCGCCTGTTCTGGATCGCGCATGTAATCGGTCTCCTTGAGGAAGGGGAAGCCATTGAGCGGCAGGTCAGGCAGGCTCGCTTGAGCAACGACGAAGCTGCCTCGCTGGCACGCGTCGCTCTCGCCAACTACTATGCGGGTGCAATCATTATGCCCTATGAGCCCTTCCTTCACGCCGCGCGGGACGCGCGATACGACGTCGAACGCCTCCAGCGCCGCTTTGGAGCGAGCTTCGAACAAGTTTGCCATCGCTTGAGCACCTTACAACGTCGAGCCTCGCCGGGCATTCCGTTCTATTTTCTGAAGATCGACATCGCCGGAAACGTGCTGAAGCGCAGCAGTGCCACGCGCTTCCAATTCGCCCGCTTTGGAGGCCCCTGCCCGCTCTGGAACGTCCACCAATCGTTCTCGCAACCGGGCCGCATTTTGGTGCAGCTCGCAGCCACGCCTGATGGGACCACCTATCTATGTATCGCGCGCACCGTTGGCCTTTCTGCCGGCTCGTACCTAAGTCGCCCTCGCGCGGTCGCGGTCGGACTAGGCTGTGAGATCGCTTATGCCAGCCAGACGGTGTATTCAAAAGGTATCGATCTGGAAGACGTAGAGGCTTCGGATCCTATCGGGCCCGGCTGCCGCGCTTGCGAACGGACAGACTGTCGACACCGCGCACTACCGCCTATCGGACGAGCTCTTGATGTTGGCACTGCAGAAAGGGGTGTCGTACCGTATCGAATTGAGACGAAGAGATAGAGTGATTCTCTCGGCCCTGTAGGGCCGAGCTTCCGGCCTCCGTAGGCCGGTGATACATCAAAACCAAACGCGCCGTCGACGGGCCCTGAAAAAGGGGCTAAATACTGCCCACCGAAGTGAAGTTGTTGTACAAGCTCGAGATCAAGCGAACGTTGGCTCGATCCGCATGTCTCCTATGCGACCGAACATCGCTACCACATCCGGCTTGTGTTCAGTGGCCTCGTCATGAATGTCGATGACAGGCTTCTCCCCTGCCACGCCGGCCACTATGGAGCGGCTGAACCATACCACTAAAAAATGGGCCACTCCTTCCGGAGTGGCCCAACCCAAGTCAGGGAGGAAACGTCCCAGTGGGACCTCTGTGATCAGGCCACCGCCAAAGTGGGAGCCATAAGCTCTCAGCATCAACCTACAGTCGAGCCGGCCTGACAAACGCTATATCGATCTCTTGCCGCTTCGCTACGTCATCATAGGTTCGAGTACGGGCGCGCTATCGGAACGTCCACTTCCCTAAAACCGACTTTCTTGTCGTCATACATCGTCTCGTCTTCCGCGGAACAAGCGCGGTTAGGATGAAGTACGGTTTGCGGAGTGTGACCTTTTTGGGTGGACTTTCCTTTCCAGGGGAAACTTTGATTGACACCCAACATTTTATTGACCGACTTTCGTCAATTGTCAAGCGAGGCCTGATTGAAGCCGGCGCGCTCGCAAACAAAGGCCATCCGCCATGTCGTTGCGAGAAGGCATCTTGCTAAAAGGCGTTTGAACCGGACCGGTCCGAGATCTACCTCAACACAACGAGGCTGCGACTTGAGAAAACTTGGAATGCTAGTCGGCGTTTTGGTCCACCAACAAGGCCGGTGCATTCACCACCGAGATCTCAGCGTTGGCTGCCAGGATGGTCGCTGATAATCGCGAATCTGGTTTGGTATCGGTGACTAGATATAGACCCCTTTTCCAGGCGCTAACGAGCGAAAGAGCTCGGTGATTGAATTTGCTTCGATCGGCAAGAATCAGGGAACGTGAAGCGTGCTGAATCATGGCTGCAAATACTTGGGCAGCTGCTGGCATAGCGTCGCTAAGACCGCTGTTATCAACGCCGGATGCGCCAAGAATGGCCGTCGGCACCCGATAACGTTGTATTGCTTCAAGCGTGTCTGGGCCGTGGACAAGCCCCTCGCGACCATCGAAATAGCCCGGGAGCATAATCACCTGAATTAGGGGATTCACCGCTAACTCTGCTGCAATGCCATAGCAAGGCGTGACGACGACTAGGTTGCGGGAAATTCCTCGAAGCGCCGTCGCAAAGTGCAGACAGGTCGCTCCGCCGCCGATGAGGAGGCTTTCGGAATCCTCGATCATGGTTAGTGCCAGCCGAGCAATTGCTCGGCGTTCATGAATCATGATTTTGAGGCGCTCGACCAGTGCGGGCTCGGCTACTGGATTGCGAACGGCTCCGCCATAAGTCCGTTTGAGTGCTCCCGCTTGTTCCAGCTCAAACAAATCGCGTCGGATTGTTTCGGTTGAAACTTTCAGAAGATTTGCGAGTTCGTTCACCCGCAGGGCGGGATCATCGTCTAACGCCGCGCGAATCTTGTTCTGTCTGGTTGCTTTTTTTTGCATGGAAGTTGGCTGTGACGACCCGCCGCGAAGGACTCTGGCCCCAGTCATAGTGACTAGAAATAAAATGATCAACTTGCAACCTCATAGTTGCCCTATCCAACATTAATGGTTATCTCGGGGCGCCGTGGCGAGAAGGATCGGTTGATCGTCCGGCATCCAGACCTCCCCTTAGTCAGCAATCTCCGGGGCCACTCTCCTCGAGTAGCGACGGCGCTTCCCTGATGTCGACAGACAACTCGTCGACGGAGCCGGCGATCATCTGACCTTGTCTCTCATCAACTTCGCCGTCGCCGTCCACCGACGAGCCCGGTGAAGCGCCCCCGCCAACCCTCCAGGCATCAGTACTGTCGCTCCGGCAATTATGACTCCGAGACCGAAAGTCCGGAACTCACCTGCCTCGCGCATCAACTCATCCGCGCCAACCAGGACAACAGTGCCAAGAAGTGGTCCCCAAAACGTGCCGACGCCGCCGATCACCACGATCGCAATGATAAACATTAGCTGGGGCAATTGAAGTATGGTGGGCCCGATCACCTGAAAATGCGCAGCGTAAACGCCACCCGCGAGCCCGCTAAAGAAGGCAGAAATTCCAAATACTAAAAGCTGCACCCGGAAGCGGTTGATGCCCCGAGCGGCCGCATAACCCGGATTGTCTCGAATCGCCCGGAACGTGAGCCCGGCAGGCCCGTTCAAGATCATCCAGGTGGCAATCATGGTGACCACAAGCAGTGCGCAAACAATAAAATAATTGCCGATGATCCAATCGCCCCGCAGCCACGCCCGTGTGCCTAGATCTCCGAACCGGGAGAAGCCGGCTGCGCCACCGGTGAATTGGCGGCAGACACTGCCGACCCTCACAAAGCACTCCGCATCCGTCACGATCAGCAGATACATGACCTGCGTGACGGCAAGCGTTAGCAAGGCGACATAGACGCCAGAAAGCCGCAAGCAGGCCAGTCCGAGCAATATTGAAAATACCGCGGCGATCAATGCAGCAGGAATGAGCGCGGCCCACACTGACCAACCAAAAAAGAAACACAGCATTGCTGTAGCATAGCCGCCCATCGCAAAGATAGCGATCGGAGCCAATGAGAATATTCCCGCAAAGCCAAAGACCAAGTTCCATTGCGAAGCGATGCACGCATAGAACAGCGCTAGTATGACTTGCCCGAGAATATAGCGGCTATCGATCAAGAAGGGCAAAGCGATCGCCATAGCGACAAGCGCGATGGCAACGATGGCGTCCATTCGATTTTCGTTGTCGAGCAACCATGTCATGTATCGTTACCGGTTTGGAGCAGGCCGACTAAAGTCGCCGTATCTGAGCGTTACCAAGCAGACCGGTCGGCCGCCAAATGAGGACGCAGACGACTACGGATAGAAGGATGGGAAATCCCCAACGCGCGCCCAGCGCATACTCGGTCCACGCTTCGAGGAGAGCGAGACCGAAAGAGACGATCACCGCACCGAGCACGTTGCCCAGGCCGGCGACGACACACATAATAAATGCCTTAAGCATCGGGTCACCGCCAAGCGAGGGCGACAGTTGGGTCATCGTCGAGAGAAGCAAACCGCAACCAGCAGCAATCAAGCCGGAAAGCATCAAGACCACAAGGTAGACGCGATCAACAGCAACGCCCATCAGGCGCGCAGCGTCTCGGCTTTGCGAAGTGGCACGAATCGCTCGCCCCATTCGGGTCCGTGCCAAGAGCAGCGCAACCGACACCATAGCCAAAATTGCTGCGACGAATATCGACAGGTTTTGCCACGGGACGACAAGGGCGCTCCACGAAGCAGATCCGTCGATGGATACTGGCTGCTTGAGAGGCTGACCACCGAACAGCAGCAGGATTCCGTTCTCAACTGCAATTGCAACTCCAACGGTCGCTATCATCACGTTGGTTTCAAAATCCACCTTGTCTTGGCGCAGTACGTTGCGCACCACTACAATGTAGAGGAGGCCTCCGGCCATTGCCCCCGCCAAGAGCGAGGTAGCCACGCCGGCCCATACTGGGAGCCCCTTCACTGAGATTGCGTAGTAAGCCGTGTAGCCACCAAGCGTCAGAAGAGCTCCATGAGCCATATTCAGGACGCCCAGCGCGCCCCATATGAGCGAGAGACCTATGGTCGCAATCGCATAGAGCGCGCCGACGGTCAGACCTGCGACCAGAATGGAGTAGAAGGTATTCAAGGCGTCAGCCCCCCAGGTAGGCCATGATGAGTTCGTCGCTCGCCAACAGCTCGTTGGGTGGGCCTGACCAGACGAACTCGCCGTTATCGAGCAAATAGAGCCGATCGGAGATGTCTGCCACGCGAGCGGGATTCTCTTCGACGAGCAGGATCGTGCGACCGGCGCGGCCAAGAGCCGCAATCACCGCATAGATCTGTTCGATGACCAGCGGCGCAAGTCCGAGCGACGGCTCGTCAATCAGCATGATCCGCGCGTCCATCATCAGGCCGCGCCCGATACCAACCATTCGCCGCTCCCCGCCTGACAGCGTCGATACGTTTTGGTCACGCCGCTCCGCAAGTTTCGGCAGGAGCGCATAAACTGCATCGAGCCGTCGCGCGACTTCCGCCCTGTCGCGGGAGAGATAGGCTCCCATCAGGAGGTTTTCGCGCACGGTCATGCCCGAAAAGAGCATGTCGCCCTGCGGCACGTGAGCGATACCGCGGGCAGCCGTCAGGTGAACATGCCGATCAACCGGAGTCCCATCTAGATATATTTCTCCTTCGCGTCGCGGAACCAGGCCCGATATGGCTCGGAGCAACGTGGACTTGCCATGTCCATTGGGACCAACAACGGTCACCAGTTCTCCGGCAGCAATGGTCAACGACAAACCATGCAGCACCTCAATCCCCTCGTAACCTGCTCGTACAGAGCTCAGCTCAAGCACTGGTGTCATAGCTCTTTCCCAATACCGCCGGCAAAATACCGTTTCAGACGATCCTTGGCGCCGTGCCCGAGATAGACCTCGACGACTCTGTCATCTTCCGCGACCTGTTCAGGACGACCTTCGAACAACAGACTGCCATGGTGCATGATCAATACGCGGCTCGAAAGCGCGATCAGGAAGCGCATGACGTGCTCGATGAGCACGATGGTCAAGCCCCCTGCGCTGAGCTTACGCATCAGATCGATGATGGAATCGATCTCATGCGCGTTAAGTCCACCGACCGGCTCATCCAGAAACAACATCTTCGGGGCAGTCGCCATAGCACCGGCGATCATGAGGCGCTTGCGGTCGAACACAGGAAGCTCACCAACAAGCATTCCGGCCTTGCTGCTGAGCCCGACCAACTCCAGCGCCTCGCTCGCTGCGCGGCGCGTATTTGTTCCCACTTTCAGGCCAGGAAAAAGCCTTCGCTCGCGGCCAAAGTAGGCGCCGATCTCTACGTTTTCCCGGACGGTCATATGGTCGAATGCGGCATTGAGCTGGAACGTGCGGGCCGCACCGAGTTGGCATATGCGATCGGCCGTGACACGGGAGATATCTTGCTCGTCGAAGACTATTCGGCCAGCGCTGGCCGGCGTTATTCCGGTAATGACATCGAACAGCGTCGTCTTGCCGGCTCCATTAGGCCCGCCAATTCCCAGGATCTCGCCTCGTTTGACTGCGATCGAGATATTGTCCACCGCAACAAGCGAGCCAAAACGTCGCGTCACGCCTTCACAAACTAAAAGAGATTGCGTGTCTTGCATAGCTTCCGCTCTCTCCGGTTGGCGACAGACGCGACGTTCTGGTTAAGGGCCGAGGCTTCGACCGGCGCCTCTCAGGTCAGCCACGGCGGCAACTTGAAAGGATCGGTTGCGTAAAGTGCCGGGGCAATCAATCGTGGCTCCGTGCGATAGTCCTGATGCTGCAAGAACTGGTGCGGCAGCCCCAATGAAGGATCCTTGATCTGTGTGGGATAGCTGAAGGCTACCTGACCAGCCGGGTCGAAGTGGAATGCGCCGCTGACGCCACGATAGACTAGCTTGCGCAGTGCGGCAGCAACTTTGCGCGCTTGGCTACCATCGGAGGGTTTGCCGGGACCTCCCGCGGTGGCAGCCGCCACTGCATACATCCACAGCGCATCGTAAGTTTGAGCTCCGGTGAGCCACGCCGCCGTTTTACCGAACTTGGCTTTGTATTTGTCGCGGAAACCACTTGCAAACTCGTCCGGAAGACCGCCGATGACCGTAGAATAGATGACGCCGTTGACCGCCGAGCCGCCGATCTCCCGAAATACTGGCAGCGAAGGACCGTATTGCATGTAGATCAAACTTTGCGTCGGACGCGTTAGAAACTGCGTCATGAACTGAGCGAGATCCTGCGCAAGAAAGTGCGTTATCAGAATTGCTGCGGGTGGATCCTCCCGCAGCTTGGCAAGCACCGGTCCCCATTGGTTTGTCGGAAACGGCACCGTTTCATAGAGCGATACATTCCATCCATGTTCGGCCGCCTTGTCTCGGATTGCGTTGCCGATGACGATGGAGTATTCAACCGCCGACGCTACGATTGCGATTTTCTTGTTGGCCGGCTTCCATTGGCCGGAAGCGACGAGGGAATTGAGAAACCCGAGACAGCCAGGCCCATACCAGTATTCTGCCGGGTCGGTCTGAAAACCACCGTAGAATCGCTTGGGGTCGGTCTTGAATTTCTCCTGGTGTGCAATCTGCGTGTTGTTGTGCATCACGATAACGTCGTTGTCTGCAGCAACATCGAGCTCCACCATGTTGGCGCCCAGATTGTAGCCGTTGACGATCGCTGGCGTTTTGTATCGATCAATGAGGCGCTGCATAGCTTGGCCGACGAGATCAGCCCCCATGTCGCGCGTATCTTCAATGTGTATCTCGACCGGACGCCCGAGGATTCCGCCCGACGCATTGATTTCTTCGGCGGCCAACTGAAGGCCGTTCTTGAACTCGACACCGTCGCCCGCGGCTGCGCCGGACATTGGCAGCGCTGACCCGATTGGAATTGGCGCTGCATTTTGGCTTTGTGCACTGCTCGCGTTAAGACCTGCGACCGCCGCAACACCCAGTGTGGCAGCACTGGAGAGAAACTGTCGTCTCTTCATTTTAGAGCTCCGTTTAGTTGCGAGGATGGTTTGAGATTACGCATTGCTTTTGACGCGCGTCGCCAACTCCGCAGACGGAGCGGACTCAACGGGCGACGCATTTCTCATTTGCGGCGTGCGGCTATGGCTGGGCGAACACGCCCAGCGTCCAGCCGCCATCGACTAGAATGCTTTGACCATGGATGTGGTCAGCCAAGTTCGAGCTGAGAAACATCACAGCATCTGCAATTTGCTCCGACGTACCCCACTTCCCGTCGGGCGTCTGTGCCGCAAGCTTCGCCTTGGTCTCTTTGTCGTAGATGTCGGTCATCGGCGTGTAGATGAAACCGGGAGCGACCGCGTTCACGTTGATACCGTGCGCTGCGTAATCCATGGCGACTTGGCGCATGAAATTGAGGGCGCCGCCTTTCGACGTACAGTAAGCAGCGAAGCCCTGGTTACCCCGGTAACCGGAAATAGAACCGATGGATACGACCTTGCCGCCACGCCCTTGCGCCATCATGTGCCTAATGGACTCTCGGGTCGTGTAGAAAAGGCCGTCCAGATTGACGGCCATTGTACGACGCCAAGCCTCATCGTCCGTGTCGAGCAGCTTTCCGGCCAACAGGAGACCTGCGGATAGGACGGAGATATCGATTCCTTTCCGAGCCGCCACTTCGGCAAACACGCGCGTTACCGCTTTGCTATCGGAGACGTCGAGATCGACGAAGTCGACCTTCGGGTCGTCGTACATTCTCGCGTCTTCAGCCGAATGATCGCGCTTTCGGGCCATCACGGTCACCGAAGCTCCCGCGGCAGCGAGCGCGCGCACCACCGCGGCACCAATTCCAGAACTGCCGCCCGTCACGACCGCGTGCTTTGCTGAAAGATCGATTTTGTTCACGGACATCCCTCCCTATTCCCAGCCATTCTCAAAGGATCGACACGGCGGCCAAAATCGTCAGCCCGTGCCCAGTTCGCGAGAAGACCATATTATAATTGTTTATTTTCCAACATAATAATGACTGACTTCTGTCATGTCAAGACAACTGGAGCAGCGGTTGAGAAACACCTGTATCGAACCGTCTGCACTCCCTTGTGCCGGCGTCAACGAGCGAATCTGCTTGAATTCCTTGATCACTGGGCTTGGGAATGGTCTCCCAGTTCGCCGGGCGGTTTGGCTTTCAGACTGGGCGGGACGGCCACTAACGTCAGCCGCCCGTTGTGCCGTTTGAGCCAACCTTCGGCTTGCCTCGCCTGCTGCATATCCCAGCGCAGCGTGCTCAAGAGCATCGCAGGCAGATAGCCCGAAAACGAGCAGGAGAACGACGGATCGCCCAGCTTCCACGAGGACCAGATTCGCCGTGCCGGCTTTGCTCTCGGCATCGATGAAGCGCACCGCGATCGGATCGCCTTCTCGATCGACGTCAAGCAGAATACCCCTCACCGATCGAGTTACACCGCCCGGCACGCGCTGCACGACGCGGCCGCTCACCTGGCCATTTGTCTCCCGCTCGGGCTAAGGTCGGCGGCGCGGAAAAAGGCGGATCGAGGCGCAGCACAGTTGGCGATCTATAGCTCGGTAAGGGAGCCATTCCTCGTCTCATGAATTGAGAGGGCTCGGCAGCGGGTGAAGCCGATCACCGGCAGGCCTCATGCCCGATCAGGCTCCAGTCGAGGACAATTTTTCCTGAGCGCCCGCTCTGCATTGTGTCGAAGCCGAGCTGGAAGTCTCGAGCCGGTAAGCGGTGCGTAATAACCGTTCGCACATCGAGGCCGGTCTGCACCATGCCTAGCATCTTGTGCCAGGTTTCGAACATCTCTCGGCCATAGATGCCCTTCACCGTGAGCATCTTGAAAACGAGCTTGGTCCAATCAACTACAAACGGCTTCGAGGGAATACCAAGCATTGCGATCTTCCCGCCTACTACGAGATGCTCAACCAGATCGTTGAAGGCCGCGGACGCACCGCTCATTTCCAGACCAACGTCGAAACCCTCCTTGATACCCAACCGCTCCTTAACAGACGCCAGATCTTCCGTTGAAACATCAACGGGCACGACGTCCGTTGTTTTGGCCGCCAGTTCTAGCCGCTCCGGATTTACGTCAGTGATGACGATATGACGAGCACCGACATGTCTCGCCACAGCAGCGCTCATAATGCCAATTGGCCCTGCCCCGGTGATCAGAACGTCCTCGCCCACGAGGTTGAAGGACAGCGCTGTATGGACTGCGTTGCCAAGCGCATCCAGAATAGCACCTAGTTCGTCGTCAATATCATCGGGCAACGGCACGACATTAAAAGCGGGAATTCTCACGTATTCAGCAAATGCGCCCTGGATGTTGACGCCGAGCCCTTGTGGTTGCGAGACAAGATGAAAGCGTCCGCTGCGAGCGGCGCGACCATGCATTGTGATTACATGCCCCTCCCCCGAGACACGCTGGCCACATACAAGGCCTTGAACAGCAGCGCCGAGATCAACTATTTCGCCCGCGAACTCATGGCCCACCACCATCGGCACGGGCACTGCTTTACGAGCCCACTCGTCCCAATTGAAAATATGGATATCGGTACCGCAGATCCCGGTCTTCTTGACTCTTATCAAGACGTCATTCGATCCGATCGTGGGCACGGGTTCTTCGCGTAGCCATAATCCAGGCTCGGACTTGGCCTTGACGAGCGCCTTCATCCAATACACTCCTTGCGCTTTAGGTGATATCGAGCGCAAGCGTCGCGTCGGCATCAGTGGCTGTGGCCGCAATTGCGTGCGCGGCGGCGCAAATGGAGACAGCAATTTTCGTACCAACGCGCGGTAGAACTTCGGTAAGCGCCCCTGGAATCACGTGTGGGCTCTGACTTCACGTCTTTCGGAGTCGCCAAGGGCGTGAGGCGTTCGATTGGGTTTGAGCCGAGCGTTGCGCCGAGCCGCTCTCTTTATCGCATCTTGAGTTGACGGGTCTTCTGGCGGACGATGCTCAACCGTTCCGCTCCACACGCCCCACCAGCCCTCGCGTTTGACAGCAACTGAAGTGCTCGTCTAAGCGACGACAAAGTGCGGACGGCACTCCCGCACCACCTTATCACCATCGCCAGCCTCGGCAGCTATCCTGCCCGCGCCAGCGAATCCGCCCATCGGCAACAGGATCATAGGGTGCGACTCTTGCGCCTTACAGGCAATCCGCTAGGGCGCCGTGGCAGCAGGAGAACGATGGGTTGCTGAAAGCCTCGCCGGATGGATACGAGCTTCTGAGGAGCGACATCGTGCGAAAAATAACTCTCGGCTCGCTGTTGCGGATCAGTCGAAGCGGCCGAGGCTTTTCGTTTCCCCGTAACCGCTGGCTCGCGGACAGCAACTGCATGCCGGCCTAGGCAAGTTTCCTTCAATGTCTTGCAAGGCGTCGCACGATCAATCCGTGTTGGAAAAACGCCGCGCTGGTGTGCAACATGTCCGGTCCTGTCGCGAAGACGACATCACG contains:
- a CDS encoding ABC transporter substrate-binding protein; its protein translation is MKRRQFLSSAATLGVAAVAGLNASSAQSQNAAPIPIGSALPMSGAAAGDGVEFKNGLQLAAEEINASGGILGRPVEIHIEDTRDMGADLVGQAMQRLIDRYKTPAIVNGYNLGANMVELDVAADNDVIVMHNNTQIAHQEKFKTDPKRFYGGFQTDPAEYWYGPGCLGFLNSLVASGQWKPANKKIAIVASAVEYSIVIGNAIRDKAAEHGWNVSLYETVPFPTNQWGPVLAKLREDPPAAILITHFLAQDLAQFMTQFLTRPTQSLIYMQYGPSLPVFREIGGSAVNGVIYSTVIGGLPDEFASGFRDKYKAKFGKTAAWLTGAQTYDALWMYAVAAATAGGPGKPSDGSQARKVAAALRKLVYRGVSGAFHFDPAGQVAFSYPTQIKDPSLGLPHQFLQHQDYRTEPRLIAPALYATDPFKLPPWLT
- the tdh gene encoding L-threonine 3-dehydrogenase; this translates as MKALVKAKSEPGLWLREEPVPTIGSNDVLIRVKKTGICGTDIHIFNWDEWARKAVPVPMVVGHEFAGEIVDLGAAVQGLVCGQRVSGEGHVITMHGRAARSGRFHLVSQPQGLGVNIQGAFAEYVRIPAFNVVPLPDDIDDELGAILDALGNAVHTALSFNLVGEDVLITGAGPIGIMSAAVARHVGARHIVITDVNPERLELAAKTTDVVPVDVSTEDLASVKERLGIKEGFDVGLEMSGASAAFNDLVEHLVVGGKIAMLGIPSKPFVVDWTKLVFKMLTVKGIYGREMFETWHKMLGMVQTGLDVRTVITHRLPARDFQLGFDTMQSGRSGKIVLDWSLIGHEACR
- a CDS encoding SDR family NAD(P)-dependent oxidoreductase — its product is MNKIDLSAKHAVVTGGSSGIGAAVVRALAAAGASVTVMARKRDHSAEDARMYDDPKVDFVDLDVSDSKAVTRVFAEVAARKGIDISVLSAGLLLAGKLLDTDDEAWRRTMAVNLDGLFYTTRESIRHMMAQGRGGKVVSIGSISGYRGNQGFAAYCTSKGGALNFMRQVAMDYAAHGINVNAVAPGFIYTPMTDIYDKETKAKLAAQTPDGKWGTSEQIADAVMFLSSNLADHIHGQSILVDGGWTLGVFAQP